In the Acomys russatus chromosome 11, mAcoRus1.1, whole genome shotgun sequence genome, one interval contains:
- the Trim40 gene encoding E3 ubiquitin ligase TRIM40 isoform X2, with protein sequence MVPLHKDNQEDICPICLDPLKEAVSTDCRHLFCRKCLSQHMDKASVSGVFGCPVCRKPCSEGVLGDGYMCYSHQKKMCVFCEASRHLLCVECLQSPEHQSHTELSIEIAISHYKERLNRRIRKLRKDLGDLQRLKAQEEEQLQALQVGWASHGLRTELQNQGQTKEQPEALLQHCLDQQEDLPVVDASDLLDRSAPQKLEGLLSHLPSASPKLN encoded by the exons ATGGTCCCTCTGCACAAGGACAACCAGGAGGACATTTGTCCTATCTGCCTGGATCCTCTGAAGGAGGCCGTGAGCACCGACTGTAGACACCTCTTCTGCCGCAAGTGCCTCAGCCAGCACATGGATAAGGCTTCTGTCTCTGGAGTCTTCGGCTGCCCAGTCTGCAGGAAGCCCTGTTCTGAGGGGGTCCTTGGAGACGGTTACATGTGCTACAGCCACCAGAAGAAGATGTGCGTGTTCTGTGAGGCAAGCAGACATCTCCTGTGCGTGGAATGCCTCCAATCGCCTGAACACCAGTCCCATACTGAGCTCTCCATTGAAATTGCCATCAGCCACTACAAG GAAAGACTCAACCGCAGAATCAGAAAGCTCAGAAAGGACCTTGGTGACCTTCAGCGGCTTAAGGCTCAGGAAGAGGAGCAGCTGCAGGCTCTGCAG GTAGGTTGGGCGAGCCACGGGCTAAGAACTGAGCTGCAGAACCAAGGCCAAACCAAGGAGCAGCCGGAAGCCCTTCTTCAGCATTGTCTGGACCAACAAGAGGACCTaccggtggtg GATGCCAGTGACTTACTGGACAG GAGTGCACCACAGAAGTTAGAAGGActcctctctcatcttccttcAGCCAGTCCAAAGCTCAATTAG
- the Trim40 gene encoding E3 ubiquitin ligase TRIM40 isoform X1 translates to MVPLHKDNQEDICPICLDPLKEAVSTDCRHLFCRKCLSQHMDKASVSGVFGCPVCRKPCSEGVLGDGYMCYSHQKKMCVFCEASRHLLCVECLQSPEHQSHTELSIEIAISHYKERLNRRIRKLRKDLGDLQRLKAQEEEQLQALQVGWASHGLRTELQNQGQTKEQPEALLQHCLDQQEDLPVVVAVTQLSILVSGLERMAKELDASTLKDASDLLDRSAPQKLEGLLSHLPSASPKLN, encoded by the exons ATGGTCCCTCTGCACAAGGACAACCAGGAGGACATTTGTCCTATCTGCCTGGATCCTCTGAAGGAGGCCGTGAGCACCGACTGTAGACACCTCTTCTGCCGCAAGTGCCTCAGCCAGCACATGGATAAGGCTTCTGTCTCTGGAGTCTTCGGCTGCCCAGTCTGCAGGAAGCCCTGTTCTGAGGGGGTCCTTGGAGACGGTTACATGTGCTACAGCCACCAGAAGAAGATGTGCGTGTTCTGTGAGGCAAGCAGACATCTCCTGTGCGTGGAATGCCTCCAATCGCCTGAACACCAGTCCCATACTGAGCTCTCCATTGAAATTGCCATCAGCCACTACAAG GAAAGACTCAACCGCAGAATCAGAAAGCTCAGAAAGGACCTTGGTGACCTTCAGCGGCTTAAGGCTCAGGAAGAGGAGCAGCTGCAGGCTCTGCAG GTAGGTTGGGCGAGCCACGGGCTAAGAACTGAGCTGCAGAACCAAGGCCAAACCAAGGAGCAGCCGGAAGCCCTTCTTCAGCATTGTCTGGACCAACAAGAGGACCTaccggtggtggtggcagtaaCCCAGCTCAGCATCCTGGTCTCTGGCCTGGAAAGGATGGCCAAGGAACTGGATGCCAGTACTCTGAAG GATGCCAGTGACTTACTGGACAG GAGTGCACCACAGAAGTTAGAAGGActcctctctcatcttccttcAGCCAGTCCAAAGCTCAATTAG